In the genome of Longimicrobium sp., the window CGGCGGGCGCCAGCAGCGCGGCGGCGCCCACCACCATGGTGCTGAAGCCCATCACCGGCACCACGCGCACCGAGTTGGTGCCCGCGGTCACGATCCCCGCGCCGTACAGCAGCAGCCACATCCCGGGCAGCATCCCCGTCATCCCCGCGCGGAACAGCACCAGCGTGAGGAACGCGCCCGCGGCCAGCGGCGGGGCCAGCGAGAGCACGAACTTGCGCCCGGGGCCGGAGCGGATCGGCTCGCCCATCGCCCGCGCCTTCATGGCGGTGGTCACCACGCCGATCCCCATCGACACGACGGCCGCGATGACCCACGTCGCCAGCCACATCTCGGGGCTGGATTGGCTCGACGCCAGCCATGCGGCCAGCGCGCCGGCGATGCCGATCACCACCTGTCCCCACCCGGACACGGCGGTGAAGCTCCCCGCGCGCTCCATCGTCTGCCGGATGAAGCGGAGGTTGTCCATCGCGCGCTCGTGCAGCTCGAGCGGCGGTTCCTCCGGAGGCCTGCGGAACGGGATGATCTTCGCCATGTCACGGATGATGGGGTGCATGTCCGCGTCTGTCAAGTGCTTTGCGATGTAAAGCAGAATGTGTGCCGCGGAATCCCCGCTCCAGAGGGGATGGTGGAGATGGAAATCGGTGGGGATGGAAATCGGTGGAGGATATGCGAGTGAACTCGCGGCTACAACGACGCACAGTCCGCCTTCGCGGACTTCGTTCGTCGCGAGCTCCGTAGCGGCGAATTGCGCCGGCGTCCGCAGTCCGCGAAGGCGGACTTCGTGTGGTTGTAGCCGCGACTTCAGTCGCACTCTCCTTCCGGAAGGCGGCCCTATCGCACGGCGCCCGCGCTCACCAGCACGCCCCAGCCGGGCGAGAAGTCGGTGTAGCCGCGCACGACCTCGGCGCGGAGGTATTCGCGGCGGCCGATGCGGAGGCCGGCGCGCACCTCGCCGAGCGATTCGTTGCCGCGGATCTCGTGGTGGCCGGCGCCGACCTGCTGGCCGAGGACGGTGATCGCGGGGACGACAAGCCCGACATCGTACTCGGCCTTCACCGCGTAGACGAGGAGATCGTCCTGCTCGAAGTCCGGGTCGCGGGTGCCGAAGATCCCCACGCCTGCCTCCGCCTGCACCGCGACGGATCCGCGACGCGCCCGACCGCCGATGGTGGCGAAGAAGTCGGTGGCGTCGCGGTCCAGGCCCACGCGGTTGTCCGTCGTCGGCAGGCGCGCGCCGAAGCGCAGGACGGCGGCCACCGGCGCGCGCTCCCCCGTCAGCCGCACCGCCGTGGCGATGCGGTAGTCGCCCGCGTCGTGGCGGCGGCCGTCCGCATCCGGCGCCACCTCCGGCTCCGGCGCCGCGAAGGCGCGCTCGTCGCGAAAGATGCGCTGTACGGTGCCGCCGGCTTCGATCACCACGCGGCCGGTGCGCCACGCCGCGCGGAAGTTGCCCGCCTCCCACAGCGTCCCCTCCGTCCCCGCGAGCGAGGCGCGCTGGTCGGAGAGCCACCCGCCGCCGACCTCGCCCATCACCACACCTTCGCCGTCGAGCAGCCGCCAGTCGAACGCGTCGAGGGGGCGCAGCTGGGCGGATGTGGAGTGAGGGATCAAGCAGAGGAAAATGGCGAGCGCCAGATACCTTCCGACCTTCGCCATCACGCAGTACTCCCGAGCTTCTCCTGGACCGTTGTCCACAGGCGATCGCAATGCGGTGCGCGCGCCCTCACCTTCGCAGGATCGAGCCGCTCCAGGAGCAGCGGCGAGTGGCGCATCTTGTGGTACTCGCCCTTCCGTGTGGCTCGCGTGGCCTTTGCGAGTGCCGCCATGATCGCGGACTTCTCGATCTGCTCGACCTTCTGGTTCTTCGGCAGCGCGGCGCCGGCAAAGCCCTGGCCGTAGAAGTCGGCGAGAACCTTGGAATCGGCGAGGAACCAGCTCTCCATCACCTGCACCATCAACTGGCACTGATCGTCACCAACGTGGGAGAGATCCCACTCGTCACCGGGCGGCGGCGCCTGCAGGTGAGCGCGCGGCGAACCCTCCACCGGGCGCTCGGCATCGACGAGAAGCAGGTTGAAGGCGTCGGGATGCGTCTTCAGCGCAAGGAGAAAATCCTCGTACGTCTGATTGCGGGAGCCGCACAGGATGATCTGCCACCGGACACGACGGCTGCGCGCCTGCGCGTTCAGCTCGCCAAGAAACGTGGCGAATGCCTGACGCAGGCGCGCCTTTCCCTCCTTATCCCCGCCGCCCTCGATGTACAGACGGATCTCCGTCACCACCGCGTGCCCCCGATCTCGCCCATCCGCCAGATCTCGCCGAGCGAGTAGCGGTTCAACCACTCGGAGAGCGCTTCCTTGTCCAGTCGCCGAAGCTGCGTGCCCTCGTCGCTCGGCTCGCAAACGACGATGGATTCGGGAACTTCGGAGAGTGCGGAGACCAGCGCATCCGAGTGGGTAGTGACGATCAGCTGCGTGCGCTGCGACGCGTCGAGCAGCAGTTCCGCGATGGTCGGCAGGATGTCTGGATGCAGCCCCAGCTCCGGCTCTTCGATGCACACGATCGGTGGCGGCGACGGATGGCAGAGGATGGCGAGCAGCGACAGGTAGCGCAGGGTGCCGTCGGAAAGACGTGTGGCGGGCACCAGCACATCTTGTGCTTCCTCGATGAATAGCTGGGCGGTTCCAGCATAAAGCTTGACGGAGATGTGCTGGGCGCCTGCATAGAATCGCTGAAGGAAACCGAGCAACCTGCTGCGTATGCTCGAGCGCTGGAGCATGTCGTTCAGTACCAGCGCGAGGTTGCTTGCGTCGGGCAGGAGAAAGTCGACCGGCAGATCAGCCGGTTGTGGCGCACGAGCCTTGGTTCGGGATCCGAATCGCCACTCCCGAAACACGCTGATCCTCCCGAAGAGGCCGGCGAGATAGGTCAACTCGGGGTACAGCTCGGGGTCGCGCCGTTGTGAAAGAATCGACTGCTCGCGCGAGAGCCCTGGCACCCGAACAGGGGGCGCGCTCGGAAGCCCTCCGCGACGGACGATTGCTGCATCCCCGTCGTCCTGTGTGTACAGGACAACGCCGGCCGGATCGACGATCCGCACGATCTCCTCGAACTTCACGTATGGACGGAAATCACGAGGTTCGACGTTGATCGAATAGTCCAGGATGCTCTCGTCCGACGGATTGGAGACCCGGGCTTCCACCCAGAAACCGTCCGCTGCCGAGTTCTTTCGAAGGTACTCCCCCGCCCCGCCACCCTCCCGAATGGCCGCATCAAAATCGCCCTGCGCGGCGCGTAACATGACCAGTGCCTCGATCAAGTTCGACTTGCCGGAGGCATTCGGCCCGATCAGCACGTTGAGCGGCAGCAGCTCGATCTCGGGGGCGGGAGACCCGTACGAGAGGAAGTTCTCAAGGGTGAGACTCAGGATCGAGCGCTTGCCGTTCATTGCGGAGGCGGCGGTGGAGCAGTGTGGATATTAGAATCCATTAAGAATGCCGGTGATGGGCGAATTCGGCAATCAAAAGCTACGGATCGCCCAGCCCACGGATGATCCACCGTCCCAGGTTCGGCAGCACGCCGCACGCCCGCGTCAGCACCTCGTCCGGGTAGCCGAGCGCGCGCTTGATGGATACGTCGCGCTGGATGGTGTTCTTCTCGCGCTCCAGCGACACCACGCGGCGGCGGCCGAGCTGCTGCAGGTAGTAAAACGCGTTGGTCGGCACCGGCCAGTCGCTGCCGTGCAGCGTCCTCGCGACCAGCTCCGCATCGCCCGCGAAGCGCGGCAGGTGCTGGAAGCGCGACAGGTTCGAGATCCCCGAGTTGTCCACCCACAGCCGCGGGAACTCGCGCAGCCACTCCTTCAGCAGCGGCACCTGGTCCTCGTCGCGCGCGTAGGCCACGGGCGCGGCGGTGTGCGCCACGATCACCGTTACCCCCGCGCGCAGCGGGCGCTCCAGCAGCCGCAGGTCCTTCAGCCGCGCGTCCACCTGCGCGAAGGTGTTCTCGCTCCCCCCGCTGTGCACCAGCAGCGGGATCCCCGTCTCCGCCAGCCGCGCGTAGAAGGGATCGACCGCGGCGTCGGACGGGTCGATGCGCTGCGTCGCGGGGAGCCACTTGATCAGCACGGCGCCGCCCTCGACGCACTCCTCCAGCCGCTCCAGCGCGTCGCCGCAGTGGGGATTGACCGACGGGCCGGGGAGCAGCTCGGGATGGCGGCGGCACACCTCGAATACCCACGCGGGGGGCACGATCATCTGCGACAGCGACTCGTCCAGCTCGCCGCGCTCGTCGTACACGCCATCGAAGCCCAGCGCCACCGCGTGGTCGATCTCGCTCGCGCGCACCTTCTCCGCCAGCCGCGCCGCCCAGTCCTCGTCGAAGCTCTTCTGCAGCTGCTCCTCGGTGATCCCCTGCATCCACCGCAGCACGCGGAAGGTCAGCCGCTTCCGCAGCTTCGGCGACACCCAGCAGCGCGAATCGTTCGTGCCCACCCCCGAGAGATGGGTGTGGACATCGAGCTTCACGGGGGGATGAAGCGGGGCGAGGTCGTTCACGATTCAGGATCAGGAGGGGAGTGCCCAGTGCCCAGTGTCCAGCGATGAGGTTCCTGGGCACTGGGCACTTGGCACTGGGCACTCGGGAGGTGCGCGTCGATCCACTCCGCCGCGGCGGCGACGGCGTCCGGCGCGAAGGCGGTGCTCCAGTGCGTGGCGCGGGGGATCTCGATCAGCCGGGATGATGGCATCCGCGCGGCGAGGGCGCGGCCCTGCTCGGCGGGGACGAGGCGGTCCGCGGCGCCGTAGACGAGCAGCACCGGCGCGCGGATCTCCCCCACCGTCTTCGGGAGATCGAGGCGGGCGAGCAGCTCGCGGATCGCATCGACGTACGCGAAGGGCGCGCCGGGCTGGGCCGCGCCGCGGATCGGATACGCGCGGCGCTTGAGCGGGCCGACGGCGGGGACGGTGCCCCACAGGCCGTAGTGCTCGCGCTGCTCCAGCGTCTCCGCGCGCAGGAAGCCGCCCAGCTCGCTCATCGCCACGCGCGCGCCGAGGGAGACGGTGACGGGGGCGGAGACCGCGATCGCCGAGGCGGCGTGCGGCACGGCGGCCGTCCCCAGCGCGTGCAGCACCAGCGATCCCCCGAACGAATGGCCGAGGAGATGGAGCGGAAGCCCGGGCCGCCCGCGCTCCGCCATCTCCACCGCCGCGCGGACGGCGGACGGGACGATCTCCGGCGCGAAGACGGTGGTGCTCGACGCGCCGTGGCCGTCGACGTCGAACGAGAACACCTCCACGCCGCGGCGGACGAGCGCCTTGAACAGCGCCATCTGCGGATACAGCGCATCGTTCCCCGCGCCGTGCGCCGCCACGACGCGCGCCCGCGGCTCCCGCGGGACGAGGCGCCACGCCTCCACCTGGCCGCGCGCGGCGGGGCGGCGGTAGTGGACGCGCTCCAGCGTGGCGCGCTCCTCGCCCATCCACTCCGCCAATCGCCGAATGCACGCGCGCGGCGGCATCTACGCCTTCCGCGCCGCGCCGGCGGCGGCCTGGCTCACGTCGCCGCCCATCCACCCGCGCTCGTCCTCGGCCGCCCGGTTGCCGGCCTCGTGCGCCGCCCGCACGTCGGCCGCGGGGATCCTCTCGTGCGCGTGGTACCCTTCAGGCCGCAGGTCGGGCGACACCTCGCCGGTGATCAGCCGCGCGCCGCGCTGCCAGGTCAGGTAGCTCCACGCCCACTCGATGAACACCGACACGCGGTTGCGGAAGCCGATCAGCGACATCACGTGGATGAACAGCCACGCCATCCACGCCAGCCACCCCTTCATCCGCACCGACGGCCGGGGGACCTGCAGCACCGCCGCGCGCCGGCCGATCGTGGCCATGCTCCCCTTGTCGCGGTAGCGGAAGACGGTCCGCGGCTGCCCCCGCAGGTCGCGCGCGATGTTCCGCGCCGCCGTCCGCCCCATCTGCATCGCCACCTGCGCCACGCCGGGGAGCGGCTTCCCATCCTCGCCGTTCAGCGCGGCCAGGTCGCCGATCACGAACACGCGCGGGTCGCCAGGAAGCGACAGGTCGGCCTGGATCACCACGCGGCCGACGCGGTCCGTCTCCGCGTCCAGCCGCTTCCCCAGGGGAGACGCCGTCACCCCCGCGGCCCACACCACGTTGCGCGCGGGGATGAACTCGTCGCCCACGTACACGCCATTCTCGTCCACCTTCGTCACGATGGAGTCCAGCCGCACGGTGACGCCGATGCGCTCCAGCGCGCGCCGCGCGTAGGCGGAGAGGTCGGGGTGATACGCGGCCAGGACGCGCGGGCCGCCCTCGATCAGGATGATGCGCGCGGTGGACGGGTCGATGTGGCGGAAGTCGCGCACCAGCGACTTGCGCGCGATCTCCGTCATCGCCCCCGCCATCTCCACCCCCGTCGGGCCCGCGCCGACCACGACGAAGGTGAGCAGCGCGCGCCGCTCCTCCGCGTCGTCCGTCTGCTCCGCCGCCTCGAAGGCCAGGAGGAAGCGGCGGCGGATCTCCGTGGCGTCCTCCACCGTCTTCAGCCCCGGCGCGATCGGCTCCCACTCCGGGTGGCCGAAGTAGGCGTGCGTGGCCCCGGTGGCGACGATCAGGTAGTCGTACGGCACGCGCTGGCCGTCGGCCAGCAGGAGCTGGCGGGCGGCGCGGTCCACGTCCACCACCTCGCCCATCAGCACCTCGGCGTTGCGCTGCCGGCGCAGCACGCTGCGGATGGGCGCCGCGATGTCGGCGGGTGAGAGCGCGGCGGTGGCCACCTGGTACAGCAGCGGCTGGAAGAGGTGGTGGTTGCGGCGGTCGACCAGCGTCACCGTCACCGGCGCGCGGCGGAGCGCGCGCGCCGCCCACAATCCCCCGAAGCCGCCGCCGACCACCACCACGTTCGGCACCGCCATCACCCGTGTCGCCACGAATCTCCCTCCCCTGGGCCGAGGTGCGTTCCCGTGCCGAAGATACCCAACCCGTGCCGCCCGGGGAACACTCGACAGACAGTTGACGCGAGGGGAGCGCGGCAACAGCTTCGGGGGCCACAATCCGGTCGCAAACAGATGACGGGAGCGGGAATTGAGCGGGACGATCCAGCGCTACGGCCTTGCGCCGCCCAACGAGGAAGACGCCTTGACGATGCTCGCGCGGGTGATGGGGGTGGATGGGGCGACGAAGGCGTGGCTGCGCGCCTGCCGGGCGGCCGGCGTGTCGCGCGACGGCGTGCATCGTCTTTCGCCCGAGGAGCTGCTGCGCATCGCCGAGCAGCTGGTGCGGGGAGAAGGCGCGGAGCGGGCCGTGGGCACCTCGCTGGCCGTGCGCTCGCGCACCTGGCTGCTGCTGAACCGCGAGCACGCGGGAGGTGCGCTGTGACCGCGCCGCACACGCCCGCCCTGCCGAAGGACGAGTTCGCCGACCCCGCGCGGGTCGAGGAGATCGTGGAGCTGGGCCTCCTTTCCCCCGAGGTCGACGCCATCCTGCAGGCCACGGCGGAAGAGGCCGCGGCGCGCCTGGACCTGCCGATGTCGATGGTGACGGTGGTGCTCGACGAGGCGCAGTTCTTCGCGGCGCACCACGGCTTGAGCGGGTGGATGGCCGAGTCGCGGGGGACGCCGGTGGAGTGGAGCTTCTGCGCGCACGCCGTGGCCGGCCGCGAGCCCTTCGTCGTCGAGGATGCCACGACACACCCCGTCGTGCGCGACAACCCGCTGGTGATGCACGAGAACCTGCGCTGCTACGCCGGGATCCCGCTGGTCACCTCGCGCGGCCATGCGATCGGCACCCTGTGCGTGGCCGGCACCGAGGCCCGCACCTTCAGCGCGGCGGACCTGGACGCGCTGCGCGGACTCGCGCGGAAGGCGGTGGAGCGGATCGAGGCGCGGCGGGGAGAGACGGGCGAATAAATTCGCGGCAACAACCACACGAAGTCCGCCTTCGCGGACTACAGACGACGGTGCATCCGATGCCGCGGTGCTCGCGGCCTGGTCTGGTGTGATGTCCCGTTGCGCGGACCTGGATCTCGACCGCACCGAAGCCTGTAGTCCCCGCAGGGGGACTTCGTGTAGTTGTAGCCGCGAGGCCGCGAGTTTATCCGCCCCGTTCCTTTCCCCTCATCTCCAACCCTCCATCCATTCCACAAACTCCTCCATCCCGAAGCGCCAGTTCGCCTCGAGCAGCGACACGGCGGCGTCCACGTCGCCGCGCTCCAGCGCGCGGGCGATGTCGTCGTGGGCGCGGGTGGAGACGTGGATGTGCCCGGAGCTCTGCATGTACGCGTACTCGTAGCGCCGCACCACGGCCTTCACGCTGGCGATCAGCTCCAGCAGCCGCCCGTTGGGGCACCCGCTCACCATCGCCGCGTGCCAGGCCACGTCCAGGTCGATGCGCCGCTCGGGATCGTCGCCCGCTTCGGCCAGCTCGCGGTTGATGCGGTCCATCTCCGCCACCGTCTCCCGCTCCGGCGGCGGCGACAGGCGCAGCGCCAGCACCTCCAGCGTCCACAGGATCGGGTAGGTCTCGCGCACCTCGGCCAGTGACAGCGGCTTGACGAAGAAGCCGCGCCCCACGTCCACCTCCAGGAACCCCTCGCGCTCCAGCCGCAGCAGCGCCTCGCGCACGGGGGTGCGGCTGACGCCCAGCTCCTGCGCCATCACCGAGTCGCTGATGCGCGACCCGGGCGGCAGCTCCTCGCGGAGGATGCGGTCGACCACGGCGCGGTGCACCTGCTCGCGGAGCGGAACACGGGTGATGGTCATCAACGGGTCGGGCGATGGGTCTGGCGCGCGGCGTCCATGGTCGGCGTGACGGCGGCGCGGGGTGGGGTCCGCGGACAACATCGGCGTCACTTCTCGCCTTTGCAACGGGCGACGGGCGCAGTGCGGCGCGTTGTGGGCCATCGTGGCGCGACCGTGACGGAGAGGACGGCGCCCGGTAGATTCCCTCTCCGACCGTTCCCGCTCCATCGGCCATCCCCCGAGATCGATGCCACGGTCCCCGTCCGCCGCGGGGCGCGAGATCAGCGCCTCGCACCGCATGATGCAGGTCACCGAGCGCGAGCTGCAGCGCATCCTGCTCGACATCCACGACGGGCCGGTGCAGCACATGTACGCCGCGCTCAGCCAGTTGGACCTCCTCCGCCGCGCGCTGGACGCCTCGGGCGTGCGCGAGCCCGAGATCTCCGAGCGTACCGAGCGCATCCGCGTCCTCCTCGAAGGCGGGCTCAACGAAGTGCGCTCCTTCATCGGCGCCTTCCGTCCGCCCGAGTTCGAGGCGCGCGGGCTGGTGACGCTGCTCGAGGGGCTGGCGCTGCAGCACGAGGCGATGACGGACACGGAGATCGAGCTGGAGGTGCGCGCCCCGCTTCCCGACGTGCCGCTGCCGGTGAAGATCGGGCTCTACCGCGTGCTGCAGGAGGGGCTCAGCAACGCCTACCGACACGGCGGGGCGAATCGGGTGGTGGTGCGCCTGCGCCGCGTGGTCCGCCGCGGCGAGCCGCGACTGCGGATGAGCGTGAGCGACAACGGGCAGGGCTTCGACGCGCGCACCGTTCCGGTCGAGGACCACTACGGGCTGCAGGGGATGCGCGACCGGGTGGAGATGATCGGCGGGCGCTTCCGGCTGCGCAGCCGCCCCGGCCGCGGCGCGATGATCGCCGTGGAGGTGCCCATCGCGGGACAGGGGGAGACGTGACGCGCGAGAAGATCCGCATCGTGCTGGCCGATGACCACGAACTGGTGCTGGAGGGGCTGCGCTCGCTGATCGAGGCCGAGCCTGACATGGAGGTGGTGGCCGGGGCCAAGGACGGCGGCCAGTGCCTGGACGCGGTCCGCCGCCACAACCCGGACGTCGTCGTGCTCGACCTGGAGATGGGGCCGATGGGCGGGCTGCAGTGCCTGGAATCGCTCCGCGGCGAGCATCCGGCGGTGCGCGTGCTGGTGCTCACCGCGTACAGCGACGGCGAGTCGATGCGCGCGGCGCTGGAGGGCGGCGCCAGCGGCTTCGCGCTGAAGACGGAGCCGCCGCAGCAGACCGTGGCCTCCATTCGCCAGGTCTATCGCGGCCAGCTCGTCTTCCCGCTGGCGGCGCGGAGATGGCTCCTGCGTACGCCGCAGCCCGCGGAGCCCACGCAGCCGACGGACCGGGAGATGGAGATCCTGGCGCTCGTTTCCGAGGGGCTGACCAACGCGCAGATCGCGCGGCGGCTGCGTGTGAGCGACAACACGGTCAAGTTCCACCTGCAGAACGTCTACCTGAAGCTGGGCGTCCGCAACCGCACCGAGGCCGCCGCCTACTTCCTCCGCCAGCGCGGGGGCGCGTCGCGGCCGAGGCGGTAGACGGGCGATTGAAATCGCGGCAACAACGGCCCAAAGTCCGCCTTCGCGGACTCCCGAGGATGCATCGGTGCGGGTGGGCGAACACCGCGCAGTCCGCCTTCCACCCCGGATTGAAATCCGGGGCTGGAACGGCAGGAAGTCCGCCTTCGCGGACTGATCCCGTCGCGGGGGAGATCCGGAGGCAGGTGCGGAGATCTCGGCGTGGGAATCTGCGAAGGCGGATTTCTTGAAGTTCCAGCGGTGGGTTTCAACCCACCGGGACCGGAGGACTGCTCCAGATTTTGATTCCATCGGCGAAGGCGGCCATCGGACTCACCCACCTGAACCCACCTCACCCATGCTGATGCTGATCCAGCAGGAGACCGCCGCGACGCCATCGCTGCCGTGGTGGGTGATGTACGTCGTGCTGCTGGGGCTGACCTACGGCACCTGGCGCCTGACGAAGCTGGCGTGGTGGGGCGGGTGCATGACCGCGCTGATGAGCTGGGTGATCCTGCTCGCCATCGCCGTCCTCACCTTCCCCGACCACGTGCTGCTGGTGCTGTGGCTCCCGATCGTTCCGGCGATCGCGTGGGTCGTGGCGCTGCGGCGCCACCATCGCGGCGTGTCGCCGCGCGCGGAGATCGCGGCGCGCTTCCCGCGACGCACTGGGCAGCTGCCGCCGCAGGTGATGCACGGCCAGCCGAGCGCGCGCGCCGTCACCCGCGCGAAGGTGATGCTGGACCGCTTCGCGGCGGGGATGCCGCGCAACGCCGCCTTCGTCGCGCGGGTGCGCTACGTTTCCGGGCTGGGGGAGATGTCGGCGCGCCCGGTCGACCTGTTCATGGGCGGCGGCAGCCTGTGGGTCGCGCCGCTGACCGCGGATCCGCCGCCGGTGCCCATCCCCGCGCGCGACGTGCTGCGCGTGGACGTGTGGCCGGAGCCGGAGGGGCCGCCCACCCTGCGCGTCAACTGGAGCCCGCCCGGCGCCGAGGGCACGCGTGACCTGGTTCTCGCGGCGATGGGCAGCGTGCCGCAGAACCTGGTCACCCCGCAGCTCGAGGCCATCGCCGGGGTGCTGGGCGGGCTGATCCGCGCGGAGACGGAGGCCGCGGAGCTGGCGGCGCAGGCGCCCACGTCGTTCATCCCCCCACCCGACCGCGCCTGCCCCCGCTGCGGCGAGACGGTGCCGCCCGGCGCCACCGCCTGCCCCCGCTGCGCGCTGCCGCTGAAGGAGGATTGACGGGCCTCGCGCGGAGGCGTGGAGGACAGCGGAAACCGCGGCCGGACGGCGACGTAGTGGAGATCTCCCGGCCGGCTGGCCAATCTCCATCGCCATCATCCCCCGATTTCCCCGTGTCCTCGTTCATCCCCGGGCGCGAGCTGAGCCGCCTGTTCTTCGCCGAGGCGGTCGATCCGCTGCTGGCGTCCGAGTTCCCCGATCTCCCCGTCGCCGCCGGGCTGCTCGGCACCGGGTCGGAGGTGCTGGGCTTCGATACGGAGATGAGCGCGGATCACGGCTGGGGTCCGCGCGTCGACCTCTTCCTGCGCGAGGAGGATTACGACGCCGTCCACGACCGTATCGACGCGCTGCTGCGCGAGCGGCTGCCGCACCGCTTCCGCGGCTATCCGACCAGCTTCACCGAGCCGGACGCCGAGGACCACGGCTCGCAGGTGCTCGATCCGCGCGACCATGGCCCGGTGATCCACAAGGTGGCGATCACCACGCCGCGGCGGTTCATTCTCGACTATCTCGGGTTCGACATCGCGGGCGAGATCGAGCCGGCGGACTGGCTGACCTTTCCCGGGCAGAAGCTGCGGACG includes:
- a CDS encoding amidohydrolase family protein, translated to MNDLAPLHPPVKLDVHTHLSGVGTNDSRCWVSPKLRKRLTFRVLRWMQGITEEQLQKSFDEDWAARLAEKVRASEIDHAVALGFDGVYDERGELDESLSQMIVPPAWVFEVCRRHPELLPGPSVNPHCGDALERLEECVEGGAVLIKWLPATQRIDPSDAAVDPFYARLAETGIPLLVHSGGSENTFAQVDARLKDLRLLERPLRAGVTVIVAHTAAPVAYARDEDQVPLLKEWLREFPRLWVDNSGISNLSRFQHLPRFAGDAELVARTLHGSDWPVPTNAFYYLQQLGRRRVVSLEREKNTIQRDVSIKRALGYPDEVLTRACGVLPNLGRWIIRGLGDP
- a CDS encoding response regulator transcription factor, with the protein product MTREKIRIVLADDHELVLEGLRSLIEAEPDMEVVAGAKDGGQCLDAVRRHNPDVVVLDLEMGPMGGLQCLESLRGEHPAVRVLVLTAYSDGESMRAALEGGASGFALKTEPPQQTVASIRQVYRGQLVFPLAARRWLLRTPQPAEPTQPTDREMEILALVSEGLTNAQIARRLRVSDNTVKFHLQNVYLKLGVRNRTEAAAYFLRQRGGASRPRR
- a CDS encoding GAF domain-containing protein, translating into MTAPHTPALPKDEFADPARVEEIVELGLLSPEVDAILQATAEEAAARLDLPMSMVTVVLDEAQFFAAHHGLSGWMAESRGTPVEWSFCAHAVAGREPFVVEDATTHPVVRDNPLVMHENLRCYAGIPLVTSRGHAIGTLCVAGTEARTFSAADLDALRGLARKAVERIEARRGETGE
- a CDS encoding GntR family transcriptional regulator, which produces MTITRVPLREQVHRAVVDRILREELPPGSRISDSVMAQELGVSRTPVREALLRLEREGFLEVDVGRGFFVKPLSLAEVRETYPILWTLEVLALRLSPPPERETVAEMDRINRELAEAGDDPERRIDLDVAWHAAMVSGCPNGRLLELIASVKAVVRRYEYAYMQSSGHIHVSTRAHDDIARALERGDVDAAVSLLEANWRFGMEEFVEWMEGWR
- a CDS encoding AAA family ATPase, translating into MNGKRSILSLTLENFLSYGSPAPEIELLPLNVLIGPNASGKSNLIEALVMLRAAQGDFDAAIREGGGAGEYLRKNSAADGFWVEARVSNPSDESILDYSINVEPRDFRPYVKFEEIVRIVDPAGVVLYTQDDGDAAIVRRGGLPSAPPVRVPGLSREQSILSQRRDPELYPELTYLAGLFGRISVFREWRFGSRTKARAPQPADLPVDFLLPDASNLALVLNDMLQRSSIRSRLLGFLQRFYAGAQHISVKLYAGTAQLFIEEAQDVLVPATRLSDGTLRYLSLLAILCHPSPPPIVCIEEPELGLHPDILPTIAELLLDASQRTQLIVTTHSDALVSALSEVPESIVVCEPSDEGTQLRRLDKEALSEWLNRYSLGEIWRMGEIGGTRW
- a CDS encoding DUF4276 family protein — protein: MTEIRLYIEGGGDKEGKARLRQAFATFLGELNAQARSRRVRWQIILCGSRNQTYEDFLLALKTHPDAFNLLLVDAERPVEGSPRAHLQAPPPGDEWDLSHVGDDQCQLMVQVMESWFLADSKVLADFYGQGFAGAALPKNQKVEQIEKSAIMAALAKATRATRKGEYHKMRHSPLLLERLDPAKVRARAPHCDRLWTTVQEKLGSTA
- a CDS encoding NAD(P)/FAD-dependent oxidoreductase, which gives rise to MATRVMAVPNVVVVGGGFGGLWAARALRRAPVTVTLVDRRNHHLFQPLLYQVATAALSPADIAAPIRSVLRRQRNAEVLMGEVVDVDRAARQLLLADGQRVPYDYLIVATGATHAYFGHPEWEPIAPGLKTVEDATEIRRRFLLAFEAAEQTDDAEERRALLTFVVVGAGPTGVEMAGAMTEIARKSLVRDFRHIDPSTARIILIEGGPRVLAAYHPDLSAYARRALERIGVTVRLDSIVTKVDENGVYVGDEFIPARNVVWAAGVTASPLGKRLDAETDRVGRVVIQADLSLPGDPRVFVIGDLAALNGEDGKPLPGVAQVAMQMGRTAARNIARDLRGQPRTVFRYRDKGSMATIGRRAAVLQVPRPSVRMKGWLAWMAWLFIHVMSLIGFRNRVSVFIEWAWSYLTWQRGARLITGEVSPDLRPEGYHAHERIPAADVRAAHEAGNRAAEDERGWMGGDVSQAAAGAARKA
- a CDS encoding alpha/beta fold hydrolase, with the protein product MPPRACIRRLAEWMGEERATLERVHYRRPAARGQVEAWRLVPREPRARVVAAHGAGNDALYPQMALFKALVRRGVEVFSFDVDGHGASSTTVFAPEIVPSAVRAAVEMAERGRPGLPLHLLGHSFGGSLVLHALGTAAVPHAASAIAVSAPVTVSLGARVAMSELGGFLRAETLEQREHYGLWGTVPAVGPLKRRAYPIRGAAQPGAPFAYVDAIRELLARLDLPKTVGEIRAPVLLVYGAADRLVPAEQGRALAARMPSSRLIEIPRATHWSTAFAPDAVAAAAEWIDAHLPSAQCQVPSAQEPHRWTLGTGHSPPDPES
- a CDS encoding zinc ribbon domain-containing protein yields the protein MLMLIQQETAATPSLPWWVMYVVLLGLTYGTWRLTKLAWWGGCMTALMSWVILLAIAVLTFPDHVLLVLWLPIVPAIAWVVALRRHHRGVSPRAEIAARFPRRTGQLPPQVMHGQPSARAVTRAKVMLDRFAAGMPRNAAFVARVRYVSGLGEMSARPVDLFMGGGSLWVAPLTADPPPVPIPARDVLRVDVWPEPEGPPTLRVNWSPPGAEGTRDLVLAAMGSVPQNLVTPQLEAIAGVLGGLIRAETEAAELAAQAPTSFIPPPDRACPRCGETVPPGATACPRCALPLKED
- a CDS encoding sensor histidine kinase, which translates into the protein MPRSPSAAGREISASHRMMQVTERELQRILLDIHDGPVQHMYAALSQLDLLRRALDASGVREPEISERTERIRVLLEGGLNEVRSFIGAFRPPEFEARGLVTLLEGLALQHEAMTDTEIELEVRAPLPDVPLPVKIGLYRVLQEGLSNAYRHGGANRVVVRLRRVVRRGEPRLRMSVSDNGQGFDARTVPVEDHYGLQGMRDRVEMIGGRFRLRSRPGRGAMIAVEVPIAGQGET